ACTTCTATGAAAGCATGCCGGTTCTAGATtaacgtaacctcggtttcccgacaagtggtgcggtgagcgtggatAAAGATGGCAGTGATTCGGTAATTTTAACAAGAGGTTTCAAAGAAGAGAAAGTCTTGGTTAGTAGCAGGATGATATAgttcatgaagatgatgagtaaatcaAGACCAAACAAAGAATATGATGACGTCAAGAAAGATTCGACAACTTTGGTTGATGTGACTATGATTTGTGTTGAAGGTTTTTTCTTTATAAGAGAAGATCGTTCGTGGGTTCAAGTGGCGTCTGCAAATATTGTCAGGGagaatgttttgaatcatggtggtgcTAAGTAACAATCGTTCATACACAACATATGAAGATTGTAGCATGTTTTGTCtacatggaggatgactcaagattGTTGGTTCTTGGAGTTGGTGAAGTCCGTCTGAAATTGTTTGGTGGCTCAGATCAAATAATGTCAAGTGTTAGacatgtgtcgaagaagaagtattctgcaaaaggtggaataatgagtggtgatggagacgaagtagtttgatacaagtcatgcagaaacttgtataaattatatgaagaaATTGTTTGTGGTGATGCTAGAAGATCGACAAATAGTGATTCCGGTGGTGCAAGTGCAAAGAAGGAATTTGGCTTAGGTGGTGGTTCAAGCTCAAAGTATAAGACAATTTTGATTCGTGCTAGTGATGATATCCGAGAGGATGACCTTGTGTAAGGTGGTAAACATTCATGATTTTTTAGAGTGAATATGGTGTTTttgttcacgtcacaaaaggtggtgattATTGGGGTTTTGTTCCGCAAACAAACCCATATGGCTGAAAACAGACTTTAGGTAACAGTTTTGCAGCAGAAAACAGTGATCTAATGCTgtcaaaaccgtggctaaagggcagtttcgggtttggaatgtctacaaggtttatttggattaggaaacttgtGTGACGATTTGGaggagtgttttccaagtttagggtttcctaattaaggtgtgagGCTATTCTTAGAAGTTCTCTAAGGCTTGGGGAGCAAGGATTTAACTACTTtataagagggcttatattgtgagtagaaattTCATCCTCTTGTTAATCCTCTTGACAAGAGTGATCGAGGGTCACAACCGTCGtgtcctacaatggttggtgatggggaaaaatctatgtgagaagagtgacttgtagtgagaacgagtatgggagaaatctagggtttctagggttcttatggggaagctagaattcatgatgttcttcatgttattgtctaaagtcgaagcaaccatggaGGTGGatgtttatggaagaagaagaacaaaggtagaggtaaactcttcgtaatatgtcttaccgtttctaacgtttagcgctagtggattacataactagttgattatgtgatgtgtgtcgatgtaataacttgttatgataatgaagattcttgGTGTGGTTTTGGCCGTGGGtgtagcctacaaaggtgaaccacgtaatctttgtgtcgtgtgtgattgtctattttcgtattgattatatattcgtgttagtattattcgatcatgctaatctaaagatgtaagtaAAAGGATTCGAGCTAGTTATCTAAAGTAAGATGTTTCATGGAACTGACTTCTATGAAAGCATGTCGGTTCGAGATtaacgtaacctcggtttcccgacacGTATACCATAATAATACTAATGCATTTACCCTTACCTTTACATCTTGCAACAGCGAAATAATAGGCGGAAATACTAAAAATATTGTAAGTCGGCCACTTCTTGTCAGACTAATGATGCTCTAAAAACCAATAGATGGTTTACTAGCAGTGTAGGGTGTCGGAAAGCTTTCACTTATTCCAGACCTTTCTTACATATACTCATTCTGTTATACAATTTATACGCAAAATCAGTTTACTACAGTCTGTGCTACATTCTTTCCTAAAAATTAGTTTGATTATACATTAAATATAACAGCAAGTAACAAAGCAAGATTTCTCAAATCCAAGTTAATTATAACACACTAGATAAAGATGTGATGGATAATGcaagaaagaaaaacaactaaaacaactAACAAATTGTAAATTAAATAGGATTCAAAAAAAAGGTACCATGTCTTTACTAACCAGTCACAAAATGAAACCATTATGTATCCTTATGAACTTCTTCCTGCCAAATGTTGCTTGTCCTCTCTAATCATTTCTTTTTATCTCCAAACTTGACTCCATTCTTTTCGCAATTTCTTCTCCTAAAGCTTTTAATGAAACTAAAGTTTTCATGTGAGGAAATGGTGACGATGACATTCTTTATCAAGACTGACaagcatcttcagagaagatgaATGTAAGTTGTGGTATTTTCGTATTTTcttctcctaaagctttcaatgaAACTAAAGTTTTCATGTGAGGAAACGGCAAACAATCAAATTCTTTATCAAGACTGACAACCACCTCTAGAGATGACGATTTTAAGTCATAATGATAGACAGTGGTATTTGTGTGGCTCGCTCTGAAACACAGAGCTGCACCACTGTTTGTAATGGCAAATGGTTCCATACCACCCAAGTTAAACTATTCACTGCAGCTTATTGACTTGAAATCTACCTCCCAATTCATGTCATAAGTACCATTTTCCTTAAATAACCATATGTCAAGAGACCTATCACTTTTCTCTCTCATATAATTGACACACATCAAAATATCACCCAAAGACCCAACAAGATTAAGGCTTACATCCCGATTCCTATGTTGTGGAAGTGTGGGTAATGAATTTTCAAGAATCTTTTCATCAACCAAATCGAAGGACATAATCCTCCTTTTCTTCCCACGGGCtatccaatgaagagctccatttgCAAGGACACCTATTCTGGCAGAGCTAGTTCTACAGTTGAGTTTTCCAACATTTCTCCATCCATTGCCACTGCCTAGAGTGTATACCTCCATTTCCAAAGTATCGGGTGAATTGGATTCTGGATCATTTATTCTAACAACTTTATACTCATTAGTTGAAGCAAGGTAACCAAAACCATAGTA
Above is a genomic segment from Papaver somniferum cultivar HN1 chromosome 10, ASM357369v1, whole genome shotgun sequence containing:
- the LOC113315912 gene encoding F-box/kelch-repeat protein At3g06240-like, producing MELQVDIMLDILTRSPTESVLESKLVSKTWRDVVRHPSFSQKHLNRLLSADDDDSGNLGFILSSYFDSEKAYYVEYSENNDTPITRTRSINLPPEFNCYTFVGSCNGLICLHNIGVFIIWNPITKEYAVLSGFTLKCVYYGFGYLASTNEYKVVRINDPESNSPDTLEMEVYTLGSGNGWRNVGKLNCRTSSARIGVLANGALHWIARGKKRRIMSFDLVDEKILENSLPTLPQHRNRDVSLNLVGSLGDILMCVNYMREKSDRSLDIWLFKENGTYDMNWEVDFKSISCSE